Proteins from one Juglans microcarpa x Juglans regia isolate MS1-56 chromosome 1S, Jm3101_v1.0, whole genome shotgun sequence genomic window:
- the LOC121247598 gene encoding uncharacterized protein LOC121247598: MGQVLGRLQGKQWRREQVRKITDRVFDRFQNQSGRANLTLEDLYIAVLLVYNDINKSLPGPHFDPPSKEQVRVMIEDCDFNLDGEIDREEFVRFIQQLTTDTLIAVSQGLILTLVVAPTIAIATKNATAGVPGVGKVVQKLPNSVYASLVTLAVVLFQQSRLDHCP, encoded by the exons ATGGGACAAGTCTTAGGCAGGCTTCAAG GGAAGCAGTGGAGGCGAGAGCAAGTGAGGAAAATAACCGATAGGGTTTTCGATCGTTTCCAAAATCAATCGGGAAGGGCTAATCTGACATTAGAAGATTTATACATCGCCGTTCTGCTCGTGTACAA TGATATAAATAAGAGTTTGCCGGGGCCCCATTTCGATCCACCCTCCAAAGAGCAAGTCAGAGTTATGATTGAG GACTGTGATTTCAACCTCGATGGAGAAATTGATCGTGAGgaatttgtgagatttattcAACAGCTGACAACTGATACACTCATTGCTGTTAGTCAGGGACTGATCCTCACTCTGGTCGTGGCACCTACGATTGCAATTGCTACCAAGAATGCTACCGCGGGTGTCCCGGGAGTTGGGAAGGTGGTACAGAAGTTGCCCAATTCGGTTTATGCATCCCTGGTTACTCTTGCTGTTGTGTTGTTTCAACAATCACGTCTGGATCATTGCCCATAG